From Campylobacter concisus, a single genomic window includes:
- a CDS encoding peptidase M3, whose translation MRWSFDDSYVDFDNEIFTSSFENLKAQNENLVKFLNNSELTKAIISYEEAYKEATSLLAFCRCKSSDNTKDELASKFELKIKEQKAKLDTAKELLFDKFDSLKSDDKIFQSAQFKHIKFLYLEHKNSKSKIRKKSERDFFANLALTNFFPLFTNFRHLNNLINISTTNKNAKTQSYNLAKCMGILKGSDDEILRKNVFDALSSHYDKFADLYLDILNMLHGFRLAKFKAAKVDFLTPSLEENKMSLDTLNAMQEAISKRVEKIRECVRIRASFLGSKSMRSCDLLAPYPLSKHSEISHDEAIKIIKKALKPLGEDSFIELMIDKHWIESEVRENKAGGAFFVNLPKFKQPRIFTTYMNTLSHLIQQAHELGHAWHYYLMRDLPVLSANFPMSLAESASTFNETLLRNELKKDDSLRVEILWQELKSAANFLLHISVRYEFETSFLKLRQKGQVSKKDASDLLKQAWDKFYKDSTSDVEEFLPYFKPHFYKTDNYIYNYPYSVGYLLSQFFLSEFKKDEAKFCKIYKQFLIECGTKSVEELMKKHFKKDTAKCEFWLIGIDEALKNLDEFKKVVAV comes from the coding sequence ATGAGATGGAGCTTTGATGATTCTTACGTAGATTTTGATAACGAAATTTTTACCTCATCGTTTGAAAATCTAAAAGCACAAAATGAAAATTTGGTTAAATTTTTAAACAATAGCGAGCTTACCAAAGCTATCATCTCATACGAAGAAGCATACAAAGAAGCAACCAGCCTACTCGCATTTTGTCGTTGCAAAAGTAGTGATAATACAAAAGATGAGCTAGCTAGTAAATTTGAGCTAAAAATAAAAGAGCAAAAAGCTAAACTTGATACGGCAAAGGAGCTACTTTTTGATAAATTTGATAGCCTAAAAAGTGATGATAAAATTTTTCAAAGCGCTCAATTTAAACATATAAAATTTCTATATTTAGAGCATAAAAATAGTAAGAGTAAAATACGAAAAAAGAGTGAAAGAGATTTTTTTGCAAATTTAGCGCTCACAAATTTTTTCCCACTTTTTACAAATTTTAGACATCTAAATAATTTAATAAATATCTCTACTACCAATAAAAATGCAAAAACACAAAGCTATAATCTTGCAAAATGTATGGGTATATTAAAAGGATCAGATGATGAAATTTTACGCAAAAATGTGTTTGATGCTCTGAGTTCTCACTATGATAAATTTGCCGATCTTTATCTTGATATCTTAAATATGCTTCATGGATTTAGACTGGCTAAATTTAAGGCAGCAAAAGTTGATTTTTTAACTCCAAGCCTTGAAGAAAATAAAATGAGCCTTGACACTTTAAACGCCATGCAAGAAGCCATTAGCAAAAGAGTGGAAAAAATAAGAGAATGCGTAAGAATAAGAGCTAGCTTTTTAGGTAGTAAAAGTATGAGAAGTTGTGATCTTTTGGCACCTTATCCACTTAGCAAGCATAGTGAAATTTCTCATGACGAGGCTATTAAAATCATCAAAAAAGCATTAAAGCCACTAGGTGAAGATAGTTTTATCGAGCTTATGATAGACAAACACTGGATAGAAAGCGAAGTGCGAGAGAATAAAGCTGGCGGAGCATTTTTTGTGAATTTGCCAAAATTTAAGCAACCAAGAATTTTTACCACCTACATGAATACTCTTTCGCACTTAATCCAGCAAGCTCATGAGCTTGGGCATGCTTGGCACTACTACTTGATGCGTGATCTTCCGGTTTTAAGCGCAAATTTTCCAATGAGCTTAGCCGAGAGCGCGAGTACATTTAATGAGACTCTTTTACGAAATGAGCTAAAAAAAGATGACTCACTTAGGGTAGAAATTTTATGGCAGGAGCTAAAAAGCGCTGCAAATTTTTTACTTCATATAAGCGTTAGATACGAGTTTGAAACTAGCTTTTTAAAGCTGAGACAAAAAGGTCAAGTCAGTAAAAAAGATGCAAGCGATCTTTTAAAACAAGCTTGGGATAAATTTTATAAAGACAGCACGAGCGATGTTGAAGAATTTTTGCCATATTTTAAGCCACATTTTTATAAAACAGATAACTACATCTACAACTATCCTTATAGTGTCGGTTATCTACTATCACAATTTTTTCTAAGTGAGTTTAAAAAAGATGAAGCAAAATTTTGCAAAATTTATAAACAATTTTTAATAGAGTGTGGCACAAAAAGCGTGGAAGAGCTAATGAAAAAACACTTTAAAAAAGATACGGCAAAGTGCGAATTTTGGCTGATTGGCATAGATGAAGCGCTAAAAAATTTAGATGAGTTTAAAAAGGTAGTGGCTGTATAA
- a CDS encoding C4-dicarboxylate transporter DcuC → MHTLGLIIALLTLFVVGWAILKGKYATFVLLLSGVIMLVSSVILDTGKFLPEKVKSTGNSLLDVVEFIRYMLSNNFSQLGLLIMLMVGFASYMTHIGANQAFVGIATKRFKAIKSPYFMIFIAFCVAKLISMVITSAVGLGVLCLALLGPVLISLGLNKLSVGSICAMSGASSMVLLGSSTAAAAKATELEVLDYVFIYKIPAALPTVLVIGIALVLWNRYLDKKEGWVCSEHVGESISFDDKVDVPKEQAPMIYALLPFLPMILVVVFSPYCLKTIKLNISSVIILSMIIAMVFEAFRHKFSFEKLGEGLKVFFNAMAKSLSGVVMLVVAAGIFAEGFKALGMLDAIVNLAKSIGFGGLGMSILFVFITTIVTIIAGSNGASFYPLLNMVPNIAKSLNINSVMLVLPMHQASTIARPLSPVSGVVVAISGMLHISPLSLIKRCSVPAILGLISHHIFVFLLSF, encoded by the coding sequence ATGCATACTCTTGGTCTAATCATAGCCTTACTTACGCTTTTTGTTGTAGGCTGGGCGATTTTAAAAGGCAAATACGCCACTTTCGTGCTCTTACTCTCTGGCGTTATCATGCTTGTCTCTTCAGTTATTCTTGATACGGGAAAATTTTTACCAGAAAAGGTAAAGAGCACTGGAAATTCCTTGCTAGATGTAGTTGAGTTTATACGCTATATGCTCTCAAATAATTTTTCACAACTTGGACTTTTGATCATGTTAATGGTCGGTTTTGCAAGTTACATGACTCATATCGGAGCAAATCAAGCCTTTGTAGGCATCGCCACAAAAAGGTTTAAAGCCATAAAAAGCCCATATTTTATGATATTCATAGCTTTTTGCGTAGCAAAACTTATAAGCATGGTAATAACCAGTGCGGTTGGACTTGGCGTGCTTTGTCTTGCACTTCTTGGACCAGTTCTTATATCACTAGGACTAAATAAACTAAGCGTTGGTAGTATTTGTGCGATGAGTGGAGCTAGCTCAATGGTACTTCTTGGCTCATCGACAGCCGCTGCTGCAAAAGCAACTGAACTTGAGGTGCTTGATTATGTTTTTATCTATAAAATTCCAGCGGCTCTTCCAACTGTGCTCGTGATCGGCATTGCATTAGTTCTTTGGAATAGATACTTAGACAAAAAAGAAGGTTGGGTTTGTAGCGAGCATGTAGGAGAGAGCATTAGTTTTGACGATAAGGTGGATGTTCCAAAAGAGCAAGCACCTATGATCTATGCTCTTTTACCATTTTTACCGATGATTTTAGTAGTAGTTTTTTCGCCATATTGTTTAAAAACTATAAAACTAAACATATCAAGCGTCATAATCCTTTCTATGATAATTGCTATGGTTTTTGAAGCATTTAGGCATAAATTTAGCTTTGAAAAGCTTGGCGAAGGGCTAAAAGTATTTTTTAATGCCATGGCAAAAAGCTTAAGCGGTGTTGTTATGCTAGTTGTGGCAGCTGGTATATTTGCTGAAGGTTTTAAAGCTCTTGGTATGCTTGATGCTATTGTAAATTTGGCAAAAAGCATAGGTTTTGGAGGGCTTGGCATGTCTATACTTTTTGTATTTATAACAACCATCGTTACAATTATAGCTGGCTCAAACGGTGCAAGCTTTTATCCGCTTTTAAATATGGTGCCAAATATAGCTAAGAGCTTAAACATCAACTCTGTTATGCTCGTGCTTCCTATGCATCAAGCCTCTACAATAGCTAGACCACTTTCACCTGTCTCTGGCGTAGTGGTAGCCATTTCAGGCATGCTTCACATTAGCCCACTTTCGCTCATTAAAAGATGTAGCGTGCCAGCTATTTTAGGTCTTATAAGCCACCATATATTTGTATTTTTACTATCATTTTAA
- a CDS encoding DNA-deoxyinosine glycosylase has product MNQISPFKPIFDKNSKILILGSFPSVVSRKFGFYYANPQNRFWRVLVGILNAPLPTNTDEKINFLFDHHIAIYDAAISCEIKGSSDAKMTTIVPANLEPIFTGARIAQVFANGGKAHEICEKYLKTQILNATGKEPVKLPSTSPANANFSFERLVQEWTVVAEALKDG; this is encoded by the coding sequence ATGAATCAAATTAGTCCATTTAAACCGATTTTTGATAAAAATTCTAAAATTTTAATCCTCGGCTCCTTCCCTTCCGTCGTTTCTCGTAAATTTGGCTTTTACTACGCAAATCCGCAAAATCGCTTTTGGCGGGTACTGGTCGGGATTTTAAACGCTCCGTTGCCTACAAATACGGATGAAAAGATAAATTTTCTGTTTGACCACCACATCGCTATCTACGACGCTGCGATCTCGTGCGAGATAAAGGGCTCGAGCGATGCCAAAATGACCACTATCGTGCCTGCAAATTTAGAACCGATCTTTACCGGCGCGCGAATAGCGCAGGTGTTCGCCAATGGCGGCAAGGCGCATGAAATTTGCGAAAAATATCTAAAAACTCAAATTTTAAACGCAACGGGCAAAGAGCCCGTCAAGCTACCCTCAACTAGCCCGGCAAATGCAAATTTTAGCTTTGAAAGGCTCGTGCAAGAGTGGACGGTCGTCGCGGAGGCGCTAAAAGACGGCTAA
- a CDS encoding pyruvate:ferredoxin (flavodoxin) oxidoreductase, which translates to MAKIMKTMDGNEAAAHAAYAFTEVAGIYPITPSSPMADYTDMWAAQGKKNLFGMPVKVVEMQSEGGAAGTVHGSLQVGALTTTYTASQGLLLKIPNMYKIAGQLLPGVIHVSARSIAAQALSIFGDHQDIYACRQTGFAMLASGSVQEVMDIAGVAHLAAIKGRVPFLHFFDGFRTSHEIQKVEVLDYAHFDRLLDREALQKFRDEALSPESPKTRGTAQNDDIYFQTRELANRYYDAVPDIVAEYLKEISKITGRDYRPFNYYGDPHATRIVVAMGSVTQTLEEVVDYLRAKGEKVGVLKVHLYRPFSLKYLFDVMPETVEKIAVLDRTKEPGSLGEPLYLDVKAAFYGRKNQPVIVGGRYGLSSKDVDPVQMLAVFENLNLSEPKNGFTVGIEDDVTFTSLKVGEKISLSDASVKECLFYGLGADGTVGANKNSIKIIGDKTELYAQAYFAYDSKKSGGYTRSHLRFGKNPIRSTYLVSNPHFVACSVAAYLEIYDVIDGIREGGTFLLNSIWDAEQTVAKLPNKVKKILAAKKVNFYIINATKLAREIGLKNRTNTIMQSAFFKLADIIPFADAQKYMKEYAHKAYAKKGEAIVEMNYKAIDMGADGLVKVAVDPSWANLTDNAANEEKYVGDEFIEKIVKPINAARGDSLPVSAFVGYEDGHFKSGTTAYEKRGIGVMVPKWIEENCIQCNQCAFVCPHAVIRPFLIDENELAAAPQTVQDHVLDAKGKEVKGLKYKIQVSPLDCTGCELCAQNCPSKEKSLVMVPLAEEMEKNEQENADYLFKKVTYKDDLMSKDSVKGVGFAQPLFEFHGACPGCGETPYIGLVTRLFGDRMIVANATGCSSIYGGSAPSTPYTTNKDGKGVAWANSLFEDNAEFGMGMNVAVETLRHRIEDVMLRTKDAAPNALAALYSDWIAHKNDGEKTTQIAKILTPILEQNLDVEGVKEILELKRYLVKKSQWIIGGDGWAYDIGFGGLDHVLASGENVNVLVLDTEVYSNTGGQSSKSSRAGSIAQFTASGKPMQKKDLGYIAMTYGNIFVAQINSNASQANTIKAIAAAEAYDGPSLVIAYSPCIAHGIKGGMALSGDQGELATKCGYWPTYVYDPRLIKEGKNPLKMTSKEPDWSLYEEFLLNEVRYNSLKKTNPQHADELLAKNKADAQRRYRQLKRLSLADFSDEVESSSPEIAEDISSGVTAE; encoded by the coding sequence ATGGCTAAAATAATGAAAACTATGGACGGAAACGAAGCTGCGGCGCACGCGGCTTACGCATTTACGGAGGTTGCGGGCATCTACCCGATCACCCCTAGCTCGCCGATGGCCGATTACACCGATATGTGGGCGGCTCAGGGTAAGAAAAATTTATTCGGCATGCCCGTTAAAGTCGTCGAAATGCAAAGCGAGGGCGGAGCTGCGGGCACCGTGCACGGCTCGCTGCAAGTAGGCGCTCTAACTACGACGTATACGGCTTCGCAGGGTCTTTTGCTAAAAATCCCGAATATGTACAAGATCGCCGGCCAGCTACTACCCGGCGTCATCCACGTGAGCGCGCGCTCTATCGCGGCTCAGGCGCTTTCTATCTTTGGCGATCATCAGGATATCTATGCCTGTCGCCAAACGGGATTTGCGATGCTGGCAAGCGGCTCCGTGCAGGAGGTCATGGATATCGCCGGCGTCGCGCATCTAGCGGCGATCAAGGGTCGCGTGCCGTTTTTGCACTTTTTCGACGGATTTCGCACGAGCCACGAGATACAAAAGGTCGAGGTGCTTGACTACGCGCACTTTGATAGGCTTCTTGACCGCGAGGCGCTGCAAAAATTTAGAGACGAGGCGCTAAGCCCCGAAAGCCCGAAAACTCGCGGCACGGCTCAAAACGACGACATCTACTTCCAGACGCGCGAGCTAGCTAACCGCTACTACGACGCGGTGCCTGATATCGTGGCCGAGTATCTAAAAGAAATTTCAAAAATCACGGGACGCGATTATAGACCGTTTAATTATTACGGCGATCCGCACGCTACGCGCATCGTAGTCGCGATGGGTTCGGTAACGCAAACTCTAGAAGAAGTCGTCGATTACCTACGCGCAAAGGGCGAAAAAGTGGGCGTGCTAAAGGTACATCTATACCGTCCGTTTAGCCTAAAATACCTCTTTGACGTGATGCCTGAGACGGTAGAAAAGATCGCCGTGCTAGACCGCACGAAAGAGCCGGGAAGCCTCGGCGAGCCGCTATATCTGGACGTCAAGGCGGCGTTTTACGGACGTAAAAATCAGCCCGTGATCGTGGGCGGCCGCTACGGCCTAAGCTCAAAAGACGTCGATCCTGTGCAAATGCTAGCCGTCTTTGAAAACTTAAATTTAAGCGAGCCTAAAAATGGCTTCACCGTCGGTATCGAGGATGACGTGACCTTCACCTCGCTAAAAGTCGGCGAGAAAATTTCGCTAAGCGATGCAAGCGTGAAAGAGTGCCTATTTTACGGCCTTGGCGCGGACGGTACAGTAGGAGCGAATAAAAACTCCATCAAAATCATCGGTGATAAAACAGAGCTTTACGCGCAGGCGTATTTTGCCTACGATAGTAAAAAATCAGGCGGCTATACGCGCTCGCACCTACGTTTTGGTAAAAACCCGATCCGCTCGACCTATCTCGTCTCAAATCCGCACTTCGTAGCCTGCTCGGTTGCGGCGTATCTTGAAATTTACGACGTTATAGACGGCATCCGCGAGGGCGGGACATTCCTGCTAAACTCTATCTGGGACGCCGAGCAAACGGTTGCCAAACTGCCGAATAAAGTAAAGAAAATTTTGGCCGCTAAAAAGGTAAATTTCTACATCATCAACGCCACGAAGCTAGCTCGCGAGATAGGGCTAAAAAACCGCACGAACACAATCATGCAGTCGGCATTTTTTAAACTCGCAGACATCATACCGTTTGCCGACGCGCAAAAATACATGAAAGAGTACGCGCACAAAGCCTATGCCAAAAAGGGCGAGGCGATCGTGGAAATGAACTACAAGGCAATCGACATGGGCGCGGACGGCCTAGTTAAAGTCGCGGTCGATCCTAGCTGGGCAAATCTGACGGATAACGCCGCTAACGAGGAAAAATACGTCGGCGACGAATTTATAGAAAAAATCGTTAAGCCTATCAATGCCGCCAGGGGCGATAGCTTGCCTGTTTCGGCGTTTGTTGGGTACGAGGACGGACACTTTAAATCAGGCACGACGGCGTACGAAAAACGTGGCATCGGCGTGATGGTGCCAAAATGGATCGAGGAAAATTGTATCCAATGTAACCAGTGCGCCTTCGTCTGCCCGCACGCGGTGATCAGGCCGTTCCTCATCGATGAAAACGAGCTTGCTGCCGCTCCGCAAACCGTACAAGATCACGTCTTAGACGCCAAAGGCAAAGAAGTAAAAGGACTAAAATACAAAATCCAAGTGAGCCCGCTAGACTGCACGGGCTGCGAGCTGTGCGCTCAAAACTGCCCGAGCAAGGAAAAATCGCTCGTCATGGTGCCGCTAGCCGAGGAAATGGAGAAAAACGAGCAGGAAAACGCCGATTATTTATTTAAAAAAGTAACCTACAAAGACGACCTGATGAGCAAAGATAGTGTCAAGGGCGTGGGATTTGCGCAGCCGTTATTTGAGTTTCACGGCGCGTGTCCCGGATGCGGTGAGACGCCTTATATCGGGCTTGTTACGAGACTGTTTGGCGACCGTATGATAGTAGCAAACGCGACTGGTTGTAGCTCGATCTACGGCGGTAGCGCACCTTCGACGCCTTATACGACGAACAAAGACGGCAAGGGCGTAGCGTGGGCGAATTCGCTGTTTGAGGATAATGCGGAGTTTGGTATGGGTATGAACGTCGCGGTAGAGACTCTGCGCCACCGTATCGAAGACGTGATGCTACGCACTAAAGATGCCGCGCCAAATGCCTTAGCCGCGCTATACTCCGACTGGATCGCTCATAAAAACGACGGCGAGAAAACGACGCAAATCGCTAAAATTTTAACGCCGATTTTGGAGCAAAATTTAGACGTAGAGGGCGTGAAAGAAATTTTAGAGCTAAAAAGATATCTCGTCAAAAAATCTCAGTGGATCATCGGCGGCGACGGCTGGGCGTACGACATCGGCTTTGGCGGGCTTGATCACGTACTAGCTAGCGGCGAGAACGTAAACGTGCTTGTGTTAGATACCGAAGTCTACTCAAACACTGGCGGCCAGAGCTCAAAATCAAGCCGCGCGGGCTCGATAGCGCAGTTTACCGCTAGCGGCAAACCGATGCAAAAAAAAGACCTAGGCTACATCGCGATGACCTACGGAAATATCTTCGTAGCTCAAATCAACTCAAACGCGAGCCAAGCAAATACGATAAAAGCCATCGCCGCAGCCGAGGCCTACGATGGACCTAGCCTCGTGATCGCGTATTCGCCGTGTATCGCGCACGGTATCAAGGGCGGTATGGCGCTCTCTGGCGATCAGGGCGAACTAGCGACGAAATGCGGCTACTGGCCGACCTACGTCTACGATCCGCGCCTAATCAAAGAGGGCAAAAATCCGCTCAAGATGACCTCAAAAGAGCCTGATTGGTCGCTTTACGAGGAGTTTTTGCTAAACGAGGTTCGCTATAACTCGCTTAAAAAAACTAACCCGCAGCACGCGGACGAGCTGCTGGCTAAAAATAAGGCCGACGCGCAAAGACGCTACCGCCAGCTAAAACGCCTAAGCTTGGCTGACTTTAGCGATGAGGTCGAGTCTAGCTCGCCTGAGATCGCCGAGGATATCTCTTCTGGAGTAACAGCCGAGTAA
- a CDS encoding sugar transporter, giving the protein MISVHRVAYLRVIALAFCAFIFNTTEFVPVPLLSDIAKDFDMSTADTGLIITIYAWSVTILSLPLMLLTANLERRSLLLKVFIVFVVAHTLCAFAWNFKILIIARLMVAIAHAIFWAITASLAVRLAPINKSSQALGLLALGTSLAMILGLPLGRILGDALGWRVTFGLIGIFAIGVGAWLYKILPLLPSKNSGSLKSLPELARNGLLMVVFLLTAIIISAHFSTYSYIEPFAKDISGFDGKFITIFLLIFGVAGVVASLLFSKFYKLIPNAFSAISIMLILCCLLLLNFIAKNEVLMLVLAFVWGLGIAGVNMSFQIKVLNLASNATDAAMAIFSAIYNIGIGAGALIGHQTIVHLGEQNIGNVGSFFAASGLIIFLFTVSKIKRV; this is encoded by the coding sequence TTGATAAGTGTTCATAGGGTAGCCTATTTAAGGGTTATAGCTCTTGCTTTTTGTGCTTTTATATTTAACACTACTGAGTTTGTTCCAGTGCCACTTTTAAGTGATATTGCGAAAGATTTTGATATGAGCACGGCTGATACTGGTCTTATCATCACGATTTATGCGTGGAGCGTTACGATACTTTCTTTGCCACTTATGCTTTTAACTGCAAATTTAGAACGAAGATCTCTTCTTTTAAAGGTTTTTATCGTATTTGTTGTAGCTCATACGCTTTGCGCCTTTGCTTGGAATTTTAAAATTTTAATTATTGCTCGGTTGATGGTAGCTATTGCCCATGCCATTTTTTGGGCTATCACTGCTTCACTTGCTGTTAGGCTAGCACCGATAAATAAAAGCTCGCAAGCTCTTGGATTACTAGCTCTTGGTACATCGCTAGCGATGATACTTGGTCTGCCACTTGGAAGAATTTTAGGTGATGCACTTGGTTGGCGTGTGACCTTTGGATTGATCGGAATTTTTGCTATTGGTGTTGGAGCTTGGCTATATAAAATTTTGCCACTTTTGCCAAGCAAAAACTCAGGCTCGCTTAAAAGCTTGCCAGAACTTGCAAGAAATGGCCTTTTGATGGTCGTATTTTTACTAACTGCAATTATTATAAGCGCGCATTTTAGCACTTATAGCTACATTGAGCCATTTGCAAAAGATATCAGTGGCTTTGATGGAAAATTTATCACAATATTCTTGCTTATATTTGGTGTTGCTGGCGTAGTTGCAAGCCTACTTTTCTCTAAATTTTATAAGCTTATTCCAAATGCATTTTCTGCAATTTCTATCATGCTTATTTTATGTTGCTTGCTTTTGTTAAATTTTATTGCTAAAAATGAAGTTTTAATGCTAGTTTTGGCCTTTGTTTGGGGGCTTGGCATAGCTGGTGTAAATATGAGCTTTCAAATAAAAGTACTAAATCTTGCCTCAAATGCAACTGATGCTGCAATGGCGATATTTTCGGCTATTTATAACATAGGCATCGGAGCAGGGGCGCTAATAGGGCATCAGACGATAGTTCATTTAGGCGAGCAAAATATCGGGAATGTCGGTAGTTTTTTTGCCGCAAGCGGACTTATCATATTTTTGTTTACGGTATCTAAGATTAAAAGAGTTTAG
- a CDS encoding fumarate reductase, producing the protein MSVLVIGADEITPIKAVLHDLGAEKIEHWDARNENRVNRKPIPQDTECVVMLTSFLNHNTMKTIKTQAKKRNIPIVCAKRSVSCVFCEYCKVFGLDKEFGCKE; encoded by the coding sequence ATGTCAGTTTTAGTTATCGGTGCAGATGAGATAACGCCTATCAAGGCAGTTTTACATGATTTGGGAGCTGAGAAGATAGAACACTGGGATGCTAGAAATGAAAACCGCGTAAATCGCAAACCAATCCCTCAAGATACCGAGTGCGTGGTGATGCTAACTAGTTTTTTAAACCACAACACTATGAAGACTATTAAAACTCAAGCAAAAAAGAGAAATATTCCAATTGTTTGTGCAAAAAGAAGCGTTAGCTGCGTATTTTGCGAGTATTGCAAGGTCTTTGGGCTAGATAAGGAATTTGGATGCAAAGAATAA
- a CDS encoding UDP-N-acetylmuramate--alanine ligase has product MRFGLLSDIGEITPNIFAKLDRLSRAKIFIALYNSGVESELKIPLSYAKFLNFKEIFEARINFLLREKCLNFKPADRFCFSSNIIINAYLKGDFSKIKFIAKEPKMAAAKMIKMLYASGEFELCIDAAQMFCQFVYDKIRLRHQDKEVVLNGGVISVKKDGKNLLSVMPSFKKVSFDDMRNLNDDIDRAVGVLGHECEMVYIVFPRNEEFRRHVEVRHCCARGLIKLVPYTIISKIF; this is encoded by the coding sequence ATGAGATTCGGGCTTTTATCAGATATTGGCGAAATAACTCCAAATATTTTTGCAAAGCTTGATAGGCTTTCACGTGCAAAAATTTTTATTGCACTTTATAATTCTGGCGTAGAAAGTGAGCTAAAAATACCACTTTCTTACGCTAAATTTCTAAATTTCAAAGAAATTTTTGAGGCTAGGATAAATTTCCTACTTCGCGAAAAATGTCTAAATTTTAAGCCAGCAGATCGCTTTTGTTTTTCATCAAATATCATCATAAATGCTTATTTAAAAGGCGACTTTTCAAAGATAAAATTTATAGCAAAAGAGCCAAAAATGGCGGCTGCAAAGATGATAAAAATGCTTTATGCAAGTGGAGAATTTGAGCTTTGTATCGATGCGGCACAGATGTTTTGTCAATTTGTTTATGATAAAATACGCCTCCGCCATCAAGATAAAGAGGTCGTGCTAAATGGTGGTGTCATTTCGGTTAAAAAAGATGGTAAAAATTTGCTCAGCGTCATGCCAAGCTTTAAAAAAGTGAGCTTTGATGATATGAGAAATTTAAACGACGATATAGATAGAGCCGTCGGTGTGCTTGGTCACGAGTGCGAGATGGTTTATATCGTTTTTCCTAGAAATGAGGAATTTAGGCGACACGTTGAGGTTAGGCACTGTTGTGCGAGAGGTTTGATCAAGCTTGTGCCTTATACGATTATTAGTAAAATTTTTTAA
- a CDS encoding flavodoxin, whose amino-acid sequence MIGIVYGSSMGNTEDAAKLISEGLGLENELLNVADVDAAKLNSFDKLILGTSTWGSGDLQDDWDAFDFKALNLSGKTVAVFGMGDSESYSDEYCNGMAKLYDEVVKAGAKVVGEVSTDGYTFDGSDAVRNGKFVGLALDADNQSDKTEGRISAWIEQIKPHFA is encoded by the coding sequence ATGATAGGTATAGTTTATGGAAGTAGCATGGGAAATACCGAAGATGCAGCAAAACTTATAAGTGAGGGTCTAGGCCTTGAAAATGAGCTTTTAAACGTTGCTGATGTAGACGCAGCGAAACTAAATAGCTTTGATAAGCTCATCCTTGGTACATCAACCTGGGGTAGTGGCGATCTTCAAGATGACTGGGATGCGTTTGACTTTAAAGCATTAAATCTAAGCGGAAAAACAGTCGCTGTTTTTGGTATGGGTGATAGCGAGAGCTACTCTGATGAGTACTGTAACGGCATGGCAAAGCTTTATGATGAGGTCGTAAAAGCTGGCGCAAAGGTAGTTGGTGAGGTTAGCACTGATGGCTATACATTTGATGGCTCTGATGCTGTTAGAAATGGAAAATTTGTAGGTCTAGCACTTGATGCTGATAACCAAAGTGACAAAACTGAGGGTAGAATTTCAGCTTGGATCGAGCAGATAAAACCTCACTTTGCTTAA
- a CDS encoding arginine ABC transporter ATP-binding protein ArtP, with the protein MAINFKNISKSYGDHLVLDNINTSFKEGQTTVIVGSSGCGKSTLLRCINLLEIPQIGILEVDDRAVNFKEKLSSKKLLEIRKKTGMVFQSFNLFPHLTALQNVTEAPIYVQKKDKNEAIKEAKELLAKVGLSHKEDTYPNRLSGGQAQRVAIARALAVNPYFLLLDEPTSALDPELEAEVLKVILSLAKEKKSMIIVTHNMNFARKIADRILFLDKGVIAFDGLVDEFFNSQNERIKSFISAMDI; encoded by the coding sequence ATGGCTATAAATTTTAAAAATATAAGCAAATCTTACGGCGATCATTTGGTGCTAGATAACATAAATACAAGCTTCAAAGAGGGGCAAACGACCGTGATAGTTGGCTCATCTGGTTGTGGTAAATCAACACTTCTTAGATGTATAAATTTACTTGAGATCCCACAAATTGGAATTTTAGAAGTAGATGACAGAGCCGTAAATTTTAAAGAGAAGCTTAGCTCAAAAAAGCTTTTAGAAATTCGCAAAAAAACAGGCATGGTTTTTCAAAGCTTTAACCTTTTCCCACACCTAACAGCGCTTCAAAATGTCACCGAAGCTCCGATCTATGTTCAAAAAAAGGATAAAAACGAAGCAATAAAAGAGGCAAAAGAGCTTTTAGCTAAAGTGGGGCTTAGCCACAAAGAAGATACCTATCCAAACAGGCTCTCAGGCGGACAAGCACAGCGTGTAGCCATCGCTAGAGCCCTGGCTGTAAATCCATACTTTTTACTACTTGACGAGCCTACAAGTGCGCTTGATCCAGAGCTTGAGGCTGAAGTTTTAAAGGTCATCTTATCTCTTGCAAAAGAGAAAAAGTCTATGATCATTGTCACTCATAATATGAATTTTGCTAGAAAGATAGCTGATAGAATTTTGTTTTTAGATAAAGGTGTGATCGCATTTGATGGTTTGGTAGATGAGTTTTTCAATAGCCAAAACGAAAGAATAAAAAGCTTCATCTCAGCTATGGATATATAA